One part of the Alistipes onderdonkii genome encodes these proteins:
- the purD gene encoding phosphoribosylamine--glycine ligase, with protein sequence MKVLVIGGGGREHAIVDALSRSPQVEKIFCAPGNAGIAAQAECVAIRETEVERLRDFAAQNGIGLTVVGPEVALAAGVVDAFKAAGLRAFGPTKAAARIESSKEFAKDLMAKYAIPTAGYRAFTDYAAAMDYVASRPLPAVLKYDGLAAGKGVVIAETMEEADAALKDMLLDDKFGAGKVVVEDFLTGPEFSFMCFVSGHKVWPMVLAQDHKRAFDGDKGPNTGGMGAYSPLPFITAEDERYALEKVLQPTADAMVAEGCPFEGVLYGGLMKTPQGIKVIEFNARFGDPETEVVLPRLKSDIVDIFCAVADGGDTQLVWHDFATLGIVLASKGYPGAYEKGCEIKGLDRVEGALYHMGTKTDGSRILTSGGRVLFVVGKGATLAEARANALRDVARIGCDNLFHRTDIGHWAFEN encoded by the coding sequence ATGAAAGTTTTGGTTATTGGCGGCGGTGGCCGTGAACATGCAATTGTGGATGCGCTGTCGCGCTCGCCCCAGGTGGAGAAGATATTTTGCGCCCCCGGCAATGCGGGTATTGCGGCGCAGGCCGAGTGCGTGGCTATCCGCGAGACGGAGGTGGAGCGGCTGCGCGATTTTGCGGCGCAGAACGGGATCGGCCTTACGGTCGTCGGCCCCGAGGTGGCGTTGGCGGCGGGTGTGGTCGATGCGTTCAAGGCCGCCGGGCTGCGGGCTTTCGGCCCTACGAAGGCTGCCGCGCGTATCGAGTCGAGCAAGGAGTTCGCCAAAGATCTGATGGCCAAATACGCCATTCCGACGGCCGGTTACCGGGCCTTCACCGATTATGCCGCGGCGATGGACTATGTCGCTTCGCGTCCGCTGCCTGCCGTGCTGAAATACGACGGGCTGGCCGCGGGCAAGGGCGTGGTGATCGCCGAGACGATGGAGGAGGCCGACGCCGCCCTGAAGGACATGTTGCTCGACGACAAATTCGGCGCGGGCAAGGTCGTCGTCGAGGATTTCCTCACGGGGCCTGAATTTTCGTTCATGTGCTTCGTCTCCGGGCATAAGGTATGGCCGATGGTGCTGGCGCAGGATCACAAGCGGGCATTTGACGGCGACAAGGGGCCCAATACGGGCGGTATGGGCGCATATTCGCCCCTGCCGTTCATTACGGCCGAGGACGAACGCTATGCGCTCGAGAAGGTGTTGCAACCGACCGCCGACGCGATGGTCGCCGAGGGCTGCCCGTTCGAAGGCGTGCTTTACGGCGGCCTGATGAAGACCCCGCAGGGGATCAAGGTCATCGAATTCAACGCCCGTTTCGGCGACCCCGAAACCGAGGTCGTGCTGCCGCGCCTGAAAAGCGACATCGTGGATATCTTCTGCGCTGTGGCCGACGGCGGCGATACGCAGCTCGTATGGCACGATTTTGCCACGCTCGGCATCGTGCTCGCCTCGAAAGGCTATCCCGGAGCCTATGAAAAGGGCTGCGAGATCAAGGGGCTCGACCGGGTGGAAGGCGCCCTTTACCACATGGGGACGAAGACCGACGGCAGCCGCATCCTCACCTCGGGCGGCCGCGTGCTGTTCGTCGTGGGCAAAGGGGCCACGCTGGCCGAGGCACGCGCCAATGCGCTGCGGGATGTCGCACGCATCGGATGCGACAACCTCTTCCACCGCACCGACATCGGACATTGGGCATTTGAAAATTAG
- a CDS encoding LTA synthase family protein: MKRLLHTPLTLLLRRIVLLYAVLMLCRVVFYLYNAQLLGTIGRGELWQLLAGSLKFDTVSVIYANGVFILLALLPLHVRERGWYRKLMYWYYVAVNAVLVVAVNMSDCVYFRYTQKRFTADEVFFADNSNSVQLVGKFMAENWYLVLVAAALVALLAWGYGRKVREESLLSRGWAYYVGSTVIFATGAGLSIAGMRGGMTRMTRPITLSNATLYTDDSGKANLILSNPFCILRTIGNAGSINYKKYFTPEELPQHFTPVHQPADSAAVNLAGRNVMVFIMESMSAEHSAYLMPEVYAGRETKGFTPFLDSLMRGGLCFKRMYANGTRSIQAMPSVLGSIPSFRTPFVLMPQSLGESRQLPAILRGRGYSTAFFCGSEHGSMGFGAYARSAGVERLVSREDYEDRHGKGDFDGYWGIWDEPFLQFTGEELSRTPEPFFATLFTLSSHHPFVVPAQYEDKLPAGYTKLHKGVAYVDNAFRLFFERFGSEEWFRRTIFVFVADHVSSEKFAAKTRSYPGNYHIIGFMYTPDGALRGQVGEVVQQLDIMPTLLGLLGNTESYFAFGRDVLNEPQRQQWSVSWDGAFQAVTNDGTIRFDDAQDKPEASGAGDSLLQDFRALVQQYYSHAEKKSYIVHD, from the coding sequence ATGAAACGCCTGCTCCATACCCCGCTGACCCTGTTACTGCGGCGCATTGTACTGCTCTATGCGGTACTGATGCTCTGCCGCGTGGTCTTTTATCTCTACAACGCGCAGTTGCTGGGGACGATCGGCCGGGGTGAGCTGTGGCAGCTGCTCGCCGGCTCACTCAAATTCGACACGGTATCGGTCATCTATGCCAACGGGGTATTCATCCTGCTGGCGTTGCTGCCCCTGCATGTGCGCGAACGCGGCTGGTACCGCAAACTGATGTACTGGTACTACGTGGCGGTAAATGCCGTGCTGGTCGTGGCGGTCAACATGTCCGACTGCGTCTATTTCCGTTACACGCAGAAACGCTTCACGGCCGACGAGGTATTCTTCGCCGACAACAGCAATTCGGTACAGCTCGTCGGTAAGTTCATGGCCGAAAACTGGTACCTGGTACTCGTCGCCGCAGCCCTCGTGGCGCTGCTGGCATGGGGTTACGGCCGCAAGGTGCGCGAGGAGAGCCTGCTGAGCCGCGGCTGGGCCTATTATGTCGGAAGCACGGTGATCTTCGCCACAGGCGCAGGGCTCTCGATCGCAGGCATGCGCGGCGGCATGACCCGCATGACACGGCCGATCACCCTTTCGAACGCCACCCTCTATACCGACGACAGCGGCAAGGCGAACCTCATCCTGAGCAACCCGTTCTGCATCCTGCGGACGATCGGCAACGCGGGAAGCATCAATTACAAAAAATATTTCACCCCCGAAGAGCTGCCGCAGCATTTCACGCCCGTGCACCAGCCCGCAGACAGTGCAGCGGTGAACCTGGCAGGGCGCAACGTCATGGTCTTCATCATGGAGAGCATGTCGGCCGAGCATTCGGCCTATCTGATGCCGGAGGTTTATGCCGGCCGGGAAACCAAGGGCTTCACGCCGTTCCTCGACTCGCTGATGCGCGGCGGCCTCTGTTTCAAACGCATGTATGCCAACGGCACGCGCTCGATACAGGCCATGCCCTCGGTGCTGGGAAGCATCCCTTCGTTCCGGACGCCGTTCGTACTGATGCCGCAATCGCTCGGTGAAAGCCGGCAGTTACCGGCCATACTCCGCGGGAGGGGGTATTCGACGGCATTCTTCTGCGGGTCGGAACACGGCTCGATGGGATTCGGGGCATACGCCCGCTCGGCAGGCGTCGAACGGCTCGTCAGCCGCGAAGACTACGAAGACAGGCACGGCAAGGGTGATTTCGACGGTTACTGGGGCATTTGGGACGAACCGTTCCTGCAATTCACCGGCGAGGAGCTCTCCCGGACACCGGAGCCTTTCTTCGCCACGCTGTTCACCCTCTCGTCGCACCACCCGTTCGTCGTCCCGGCACAATACGAGGACAAACTCCCGGCCGGTTACACGAAACTGCACAAGGGCGTAGCCTATGTCGACAATGCCTTCCGGCTCTTCTTCGAGCGCTTCGGAAGCGAAGAATGGTTCCGCCGCACGATATTCGTATTCGTAGCCGACCATGTGTCCTCCGAAAAATTCGCCGCCAAAACCCGCAGCTATCCGGGCAACTACCATATCATCGGCTTCATGTATACCCCCGACGGCGCCTTGCGGGGCCAGGTCGGAGAGGTCGTGCAGCAGCTCGACATCATGCCCACGCTCCTGGGGCTGCTGGGCAATACGGAGTCCTATTTCGCATTCGGCCGCGACGTGCTGAACGAACCGCAGCGACAGCAGTGGTCGGTGAGTTGGGACGGGGCGTTCCAGGCCGTGACGAACGACGGCACGATCCGCTTCGACGACGCGCAGGACAAACCGGAAGCGTCGGGCGCAGGGGATTCCCTCCTGCAGGATTTCCGCGCCCTTGTCCAGCAATACTATTCCCACGCAGAAAAAAAGAGTTACATCGTCCATGATTGA
- the nadC gene encoding carboxylating nicotinate-nucleotide diphosphorylase has translation MKAEYKPFVDALIELCIKEDIGDGDHTSLSCIPSDEHGRMRLLCKQEGIIAGIEIAQVVFHRLDPDMEFEQVLRDGDRVKPGDVAFYVSGRLRSLLQAERIILNIMQRMSGVATQTAVYVDRLAGLHTRVLDTRKTTPGMRVLDKMAVKIGGGENHRMGLFDMILLKDNHIDFAGGIRKAIHGAREYLRAKGKDIPIECEVRSLEDIDEVFAAGGVDRIMFDNFTPAMTREAVKKVAGRCETESSGGITLSTMRDYAECGVDFISVGALTHQIKSLDMSLKACE, from the coding sequence ATGAAGGCAGAATACAAACCATTCGTAGACGCTCTTATCGAGCTTTGCATCAAAGAGGACATCGGCGACGGCGACCACACGTCGCTCTCGTGCATCCCCTCCGACGAACATGGCCGCATGCGCCTGCTGTGCAAGCAGGAGGGAATCATCGCCGGCATTGAGATCGCGCAGGTCGTTTTCCATCGCCTCGACCCCGACATGGAATTCGAGCAGGTACTCCGCGACGGCGACCGCGTAAAGCCCGGCGACGTGGCGTTCTACGTTTCGGGACGCCTGCGCTCGCTGCTGCAGGCCGAACGCATCATCCTCAACATCATGCAGCGCATGAGCGGCGTGGCTACGCAGACCGCCGTTTACGTCGACCGCCTCGCAGGGCTGCACACCAGGGTGCTCGACACGCGCAAGACCACACCCGGCATGCGCGTGCTGGACAAGATGGCCGTGAAGATCGGCGGCGGCGAGAACCACCGCATGGGGCTTTTCGACATGATCCTGCTGAAAGACAACCACATCGACTTTGCGGGCGGCATCCGCAAAGCCATCCACGGCGCCCGCGAATACCTCCGGGCCAAGGGCAAGGATATTCCCATCGAGTGCGAAGTGCGCTCGCTGGAGGACATCGACGAAGTATTCGCCGCGGGCGGTGTCGACCGCATCATGTTCGACAATTTCACGCCTGCGATGACCCGCGAGGCCGTGAAGAAGGTCGCAGGCCGCTGCGAGACCGAATCGAGTGGCGGCATCACGCTCTCGACGATGCGCGACTACGCCGAATGCGGCGTCGACTTCATCTCGGTCGGTGCCCTGACGCACCAGATCAAGTCGCTCGACATGTCGCTCAAGGCCTGCGAATAA
- a CDS encoding TonB-dependent receptor, with translation MQTGEITAAARLDGNGGQTETEGGTATGEFANAGEADPTAVDTVIVVDKVQVTAIKQGMVLRSQPVAAAIVGSRAIERGHVDALKNLSQNVPNFYVPDYGSRMTSSIYVRGLGARIDQPVMGLNIDNVPVLNKDNYDMELADAERIEVLRGPQSTLYGRNTMGGVINVYTLSPLAYEGVRLSAEYGSGDSYRFRASSYYRINPDLGMAVTGYYTHTGGFFENLATGEKCDWERMGGGRWKAQWRNRAGLRIDNTLSFSVLEQGGYPYAYVGEEIVHDGQTVIRPGEIRYNDPCSYRRTTLSDGLTVRYDAGSFSVASITSYQYSDDEMILDQDFLPLSYFTLKQARTEHTLTEDIVFRSHERGAYRWLLGAFGFYRHGVMNAPVHFKQTGIEELILSNANEHDPQYTYDAWDNDELLLGSRFRNPSAGGALYHESNYTAGRWRFTAGLRFDYEHTRLRYRSSTQTGYTATDRVSGTTGHYPLSIDIRNTLKRNFTEVLPKFSVLYAFDEIHNLYVSVAKGYKAGGFNTQMFSDVLQQKMMNEMGFGTVYDADKVVSYEPEYSWNYELGGHFSCMEGAVRGDFALFYIDCRDQQLTIFPEGTTTGRMMTNAGRTRSFGGELSLQVSPWQNLDINAAYGYTNARFVRYNDGKTDYKGNYLPYAPQHTLAATGAWTIPTGVPWLGNIVLQAGVRCAGRIWWNEENSLSQPFYALTEASLRFEQKHYSVDIWGRNLADAGYNVFYFKSIGNEFVQRGRPRTFGITLNINL, from the coding sequence ATGCAGACCGGAGAAATCACTGCGGCCGCAAGGCTGGACGGGAACGGCGGACAGACGGAAACGGAAGGGGGCACGGCAACCGGGGAGTTTGCGAACGCAGGCGAGGCCGACCCCACGGCTGTCGACACGGTGATCGTGGTGGACAAGGTGCAGGTAACGGCCATCAAGCAGGGCATGGTGCTGCGCTCGCAGCCCGTGGCAGCAGCCATCGTCGGCAGCCGCGCCATCGAACGGGGGCATGTCGACGCCCTGAAAAACCTCTCGCAGAACGTCCCCAACTTCTACGTCCCCGACTACGGATCGCGCATGACCTCGTCGATCTACGTCCGCGGGCTCGGGGCACGGATCGACCAGCCGGTCATGGGGCTCAACATCGACAACGTTCCGGTGCTGAACAAGGACAATTACGACATGGAGCTGGCCGACGCAGAGCGCATCGAAGTGCTGCGGGGCCCGCAGTCGACGCTCTACGGGCGCAACACGATGGGCGGCGTCATCAACGTATACACGCTCTCGCCGCTCGCGTACGAGGGTGTCCGCCTGAGCGCCGAATACGGCAGCGGCGACAGCTACCGGTTCAGGGCTTCGTCCTATTACAGGATAAACCCCGACCTGGGCATGGCCGTGACGGGCTATTACACGCATACGGGCGGATTCTTCGAGAACCTCGCAACGGGCGAGAAATGCGACTGGGAGCGGATGGGCGGCGGACGCTGGAAGGCGCAGTGGCGCAACCGTGCGGGATTGAGGATCGACAATACGCTCTCCTTCTCGGTGCTCGAACAGGGCGGGTATCCCTATGCCTACGTCGGCGAGGAAATCGTGCACGACGGGCAGACGGTCATCCGCCCGGGCGAGATCCGCTACAACGACCCGTGCTCCTACCGCCGCACAACCCTCAGCGACGGGCTCACGGTGCGCTACGACGCCGGCAGTTTCTCGGTGGCCTCGATCACCAGCTACCAGTATTCCGACGACGAGATGATCCTCGACCAGGATTTCCTGCCCCTTTCGTATTTCACGCTCAAACAGGCGCGTACGGAACACACCCTCACCGAGGACATCGTATTCCGCTCGCACGAACGGGGGGCGTACCGCTGGCTGCTGGGCGCATTCGGATTCTACCGCCACGGCGTGATGAACGCCCCGGTGCATTTCAAGCAGACCGGCATCGAGGAGCTGATACTCAGCAACGCCAACGAACACGACCCGCAATACACCTACGACGCATGGGACAACGACGAGCTGCTGCTGGGCAGCCGCTTCCGCAACCCCTCGGCAGGCGGGGCGCTCTACCACGAATCGAACTACACGGCCGGACGCTGGCGCTTCACCGCGGGCCTGCGCTTCGACTACGAGCACACCCGCCTGCGCTACCGCAGCTCCACGCAGACCGGCTACACGGCGACCGACCGCGTGAGCGGCACGACGGGGCACTACCCCCTGTCGATCGACATCCGCAATACGCTCAAGCGGAATTTCACCGAAGTACTGCCGAAATTCTCGGTGCTCTATGCCTTCGACGAGATACACAACCTCTACGTTTCGGTGGCCAAAGGGTACAAGGCCGGCGGGTTCAACACGCAGATGTTCTCCGACGTGCTCCAGCAGAAGATGATGAACGAAATGGGGTTCGGGACGGTCTACGACGCGGATAAAGTCGTGAGCTACGAACCCGAATACAGTTGGAACTACGAATTGGGCGGGCACTTTTCCTGCATGGAAGGCGCCGTGCGGGGCGATTTCGCGCTCTTCTACATCGACTGCCGTGATCAGCAGCTCACAATCTTCCCCGAAGGGACGACCACCGGGCGCATGATGACCAATGCCGGACGCACGCGCAGCTTCGGCGGCGAGTTGTCGCTGCAGGTATCGCCGTGGCAGAACCTCGACATCAATGCGGCCTACGGATACACAAATGCCAGGTTTGTCCGTTATAACGACGGGAAAACCGATTACAAGGGCAACTACCTGCCCTACGCGCCGCAGCATACGCTGGCCGCAACCGGGGCGTGGACGATCCCCACGGGTGTGCCGTGGCTCGGGAACATCGTCCTGCAGGCCGGTGTCCGTTGCGCGGGGCGCATCTGGTGGAACGAGGAGAATTCGCTCTCGCAGCCCTTTTACGCGCTGACCGAAGCCTCCCTGCGTTTCGAACAGAAACACTATTCGGTCGACATATGGGGGCGCAACCTCGCGGACGCGGGTTACAACGTATTTTATTTCAAGTCCATCGGCAACGAATTCGTACAGCGCGGACGCCCCAGGACATTCGGCATAACACTGAATATTAACTTATAA
- a CDS encoding GNAT family N-acetyltransferase → MIEFKPVRLEDKQTIERYTMPSGIYNCDLAFANMYCWQAMYHSAWAVIDGFLVIRFQIGGGEKIGYMQPVGEGDFARIIPALREDAHAHGQRLRIIGLTDEGREMVRNMHAGLFAFESDRGMEDYVYNADDLRNLTGRRYQPKRNHINRFMAEYPDFRYEQLTRERFGECMQLEREWRRAHEGHTSELCAEQRAMQRAFEHFEELEMIGGCIYVGDKLIAFTYGSAVNDHTFDTHVEKADTDYDGAFTIINKLFAQHLPARFTMINREEDLGIDGLRQSKLSYHPAVIQHKYAAIHLHPDEIACKELWTAAFGDDEQFVDSFLMRYYSRRRMLTAECEGRTAAMLHMLPFESELGRSTYIYGVATAPEFRRRGLAGKLIREAMRLIGEQGDEAAFLIPSEEWLHGFYAKYGFEGAVPVTFSSQDGFDFGTGDASKDRAMVWRRAPGAPLPEALHCTYAKR, encoded by the coding sequence ATGATTGAATTCAAACCCGTGCGCCTCGAGGATAAACAGACCATCGAGCGCTATACCATGCCTTCGGGCATCTACAACTGCGACCTCGCATTCGCCAACATGTATTGCTGGCAGGCGATGTACCACAGTGCCTGGGCCGTGATCGACGGCTTCCTGGTGATCCGCTTCCAGATCGGGGGCGGGGAGAAGATCGGGTACATGCAACCCGTCGGCGAAGGGGATTTCGCCCGGATCATCCCCGCCCTGCGCGAAGATGCCCATGCGCACGGACAGCGGCTGCGCATCATCGGGCTTACGGACGAGGGGCGCGAGATGGTTCGCAACATGCACGCCGGGCTGTTCGCGTTCGAATCCGACCGCGGGATGGAAGATTACGTTTACAACGCCGACGACCTGCGCAACCTCACGGGACGCAGGTACCAGCCCAAACGCAACCATATCAACCGTTTCATGGCGGAATACCCCGATTTCCGGTACGAGCAACTCACGCGCGAGCGGTTCGGGGAGTGCATGCAGCTCGAACGCGAATGGCGCCGGGCCCACGAAGGGCACACCTCGGAACTGTGCGCCGAACAGCGGGCCATGCAGCGGGCTTTCGAACATTTCGAAGAACTGGAAATGATCGGCGGCTGTATCTACGTAGGCGACAAACTGATCGCGTTCACATACGGTTCGGCGGTCAACGACCATACGTTCGACACGCATGTCGAGAAGGCGGACACCGACTACGACGGCGCCTTCACGATCATCAACAAACTCTTCGCACAGCACCTTCCCGCGCGTTTCACGATGATAAACCGCGAGGAAGACCTCGGGATCGACGGGTTGCGCCAGTCGAAGCTCTCCTACCACCCCGCCGTCATCCAGCACAAATATGCGGCCATCCACCTGCACCCGGACGAAATCGCCTGCAAGGAACTTTGGACGGCGGCATTCGGCGACGACGAACAATTCGTCGACTCGTTCCTGATGCGCTATTACAGCCGCCGCAGGATGCTGACGGCCGAATGCGAAGGGCGTACGGCGGCCATGCTCCACATGCTGCCGTTCGAGAGCGAGCTGGGACGGTCGACCTACATCTACGGCGTAGCGACAGCGCCCGAATTCCGCCGCAGGGGACTGGCCGGCAAGCTGATACGCGAAGCGATGCGGCTCATCGGCGAGCAGGGCGACGAGGCGGCCTTCCTGATCCCGAGCGAGGAGTGGCTGCACGGGTTCTATGCAAAATACGGCTTCGAAGGCGCCGTCCCGGTGACATTCTCATCGCAAGACGGCTTCGATTTCGGGACGGGCGACGCCTCGAAAGACAGGGCCATGGTCTGGCGGCGAGCCCCCGGGGCTCCGCTGCCCGAGGCACTGCACTGCACTTACGCCAAGAGGTAG
- a CDS encoding fimbrillin family protein — translation MKLFYYAAAAAAMASAVFCSCDKQDEVTPPQPEIAPVQFVGVTALDVVTRAEAKPYAADFNVFIPGVTAATKLVKFSADAWTVDGDPILVDRKGGTLVAWAPSALAVTTSASGAEYTLTAQKDAAAQDLIYQPQPVNAANANAVAVEMKHAYSKLSFLATAGSGYTGAANLTQVQITGGIHATGTLDMVAGTVDPAGTATGTLTLAAGEKALVVPMAAKPTLAVTCTIDGEEFTTSITADTMPSLLAGVEYEITLTVIGQEAVISSVKEVPWTTTEVNGGTIY, via the coding sequence ATGAAACTTTTTTACTATGCGGCAGCTGCTGCAGCCATGGCTTCGGCCGTTTTCTGTTCTTGCGATAAACAGGACGAAGTTACCCCCCCCCAGCCTGAAATCGCGCCTGTACAGTTCGTAGGTGTGACGGCACTCGATGTCGTTACGCGTGCCGAGGCGAAACCGTATGCAGCCGATTTCAATGTTTTTATTCCCGGCGTTACTGCTGCAACGAAACTGGTGAAATTTAGTGCCGATGCATGGACTGTCGATGGCGATCCCATCTTGGTGGATCGCAAGGGCGGTACGCTGGTTGCGTGGGCGCCTTCGGCTTTGGCCGTGACTACTTCTGCCAGTGGCGCCGAATATACGCTGACGGCGCAAAAGGATGCGGCCGCACAGGATTTGATCTACCAACCCCAGCCTGTCAATGCTGCCAATGCGAATGCTGTCGCCGTCGAGATGAAGCACGCCTATTCCAAACTCTCTTTCCTGGCAACGGCCGGCAGTGGATACACGGGTGCTGCCAACCTTACTCAGGTGCAGATTACCGGTGGAATCCATGCGACCGGCACGCTCGATATGGTAGCCGGCACGGTGGATCCGGCCGGCACGGCGACGGGGACGCTTACCCTGGCCGCCGGCGAAAAGGCGCTTGTCGTGCCTATGGCCGCTAAGCCTACCCTTGCCGTGACCTGCACGATCGACGGCGAAGAATTCACAACAAGCATTACGGCTGATACCATGCCGTCGCTGCTGGCTGGCGTGGAATACGAAATTACGTTGACGGTCATCGGCCAGGAGGCTGTCATCTCTTCGGTGAAGGAGGTTCCCTGGACTACGACCGAAGTGAACGGCGGAACCATATACTGA
- the folD gene encoding bifunctional methylenetetrahydrofolate dehydrogenase/methenyltetrahydrofolate cyclohydrolase FolD: MVISGKELSAKLKAEMAAEVATFGAKYGRVPHLVVILVGEDPGSVSYVTGKAKASAEVGIRNTTIRKPESVCEAELLGIIADLNADEGVDGILVQLPLPKHIDEDKVIAAIDKGKDVDGFHPLNVAALWQKQPCTLPCTPKGILKMLRAAGVEIAGKEAVVIGRSNIVGLPVSKLLLDANATVTMAHSRTRNLGEVTRRADILVVAIGRPKFVTEDMVRDGAVVIDVGVNRDPETGKLCGDVDFAAIEPKASVITPVPGGVGPMTICCLMENTIECFLRRIARK, from the coding sequence ATGGTTATCAGCGGAAAAGAACTCTCAGCAAAACTCAAGGCCGAAATGGCCGCCGAAGTGGCTACTTTCGGCGCGAAATACGGACGCGTGCCGCATCTGGTCGTAATCCTCGTGGGCGAAGACCCGGGCAGCGTCTCCTATGTGACGGGCAAGGCCAAGGCCTCGGCCGAAGTCGGCATCCGCAATACGACGATCCGCAAGCCGGAGTCGGTCTGCGAGGCCGAGTTGCTCGGCATCATCGCCGACCTGAATGCCGACGAAGGCGTCGACGGAATCCTGGTGCAGCTGCCCCTGCCCAAGCATATCGACGAGGACAAGGTGATCGCCGCGATCGACAAGGGGAAGGATGTCGACGGCTTCCATCCCCTCAATGTGGCGGCTTTGTGGCAGAAACAGCCCTGTACGCTGCCCTGTACGCCGAAAGGTATCCTCAAGATGCTGCGGGCTGCGGGCGTGGAGATCGCCGGCAAGGAGGCCGTGGTGATCGGCCGCAGCAATATCGTCGGGCTTCCCGTCTCGAAATTGCTGTTGGATGCCAATGCCACCGTGACCATGGCGCACAGCCGTACGCGTAACCTGGGCGAGGTGACGCGCCGCGCCGACATCCTGGTCGTGGCGATCGGCCGCCCGAAGTTCGTAACGGAGGATATGGTGCGTGACGGGGCCGTGGTGATCGACGTGGGGGTCAACCGCGATCCCGAAACCGGCAAGCTGTGCGGCGACGTCGATTTCGCCGCCATCGAGCCCAAGGCGTCGGTCATCACCCCTGTTCCCGGCGGCGTGGGGCCGATGACGATCTGTTGCCTGATGGAGAATACGATCGAGTGCTTCCTGCGGCGTATCGCACGGAAATAG